From Entelurus aequoreus isolate RoL-2023_Sb linkage group LG22, RoL_Eaeq_v1.1, whole genome shotgun sequence, one genomic window encodes:
- the LOC133639645 gene encoding dentin sialophosphoprotein-like → MRVLILTFCLIGAVLTKPISFNDVAESSESSEWAQTGGSYQHYNQQQTGGSYDPQPYQHYNPQYQQQSSEENGQQAQASYDLHSYQHYLKQYQQQAQSGGSYDPHYQHYLQQYQYQQSWDPHYASYVHQPASQSNEHKQHPQEADTTSTAVESHDSTGSESNEAKDQSYPIQAPEESFGTDDSKSTSHENSQTEDSTSSESSESNETTITDTNEGSDSHDSSQTSNKILVIKTILMSSVIDSSQTSKGSQETSSESSETSKANDNISSETSKASDNTSSESSETSKASNNTGSKSRKTGKASEKVHAVKTILVSNVIDNSQTSKDSHETSSERSETSKASDNISSESSETSKASDNISSESSETSKASDYSSSESSETSKASDNISSESSETSKASDYSSSESSETSKASDYSSSESSETSKASDNISSESSETSKASDNSSSESSETSKASDNSSSESSETSKASDNSSSESSETSKASDNSSSESSETSKASDNTSSESSETSKASNNSSSETSKASDNVSSESGEKVINIHSSDTYQTIKANVLSYSIKSVNDIVDNSESSSEEVSDTSRTINDSTKVTGSNSHDTSSHESSESSDTTSLKSSESSDTTSLKSSESSDTTSLESNESSDTTSLESSESSGTSNHESSESSDTTSHESSESSETTSHDTSGTSKASDSTSHESSESSETTSHDTSGTSKASDSTNHESSESSETTSHDTSGTSKASDSTSHDTSGTSKASDSTSHESSESSETSNPECQNGAESCESEEYFFQDIGDDAHYSVDHLMVPDEDDMELRLRRR, encoded by the exons GCTCAGGCATCGTATGATCTGCATTCCTACCAACATTACCTCAAGCAGTACCAACAACAG GCTCAAAGCGGAGGTTCCTATGATCCACACTATCAGCATTACCTCCAACAGTACCAATACCAACAG AGTTGGGATCCACATTATGCTAGTTACGTGCACCAACCCGCAAGTCAGTCAAATGAGCACAAACAGCACCCTCAGGAAGCAGACACAACAAGCACGGCTGTTGAAAGCCATGACAGTACCGGCAGTGAGAGCAATGAAGCCAAGGACCAAAGCTATCCCATCCAGGCACCAGAAGAGAGCTTCGGAACGGACGACAGCAAGAGCACCAGTCATGAAAACAgtcagaccgaagacagcacaagCAGCGAAAGCTCTGAGTCCAATGAGACCACCATAACTGACACAAATGAGGGTAGTGACAGCCATGACTCCAGTCAAACCAGTAACAAGATCCTTGTCATCAAGACCATACTAATGAGCAGTGTGATAGACAGTAGTCAAACCAGCAAGGGTAGTCAGGAAACCAGCAGTGAAAGTAGTGAGACCAGTAAGGCCAACGACAACATAAGCAGTGAGACCAGTAAAGCCAGCGACAACACCAGCAGTGAAAGCAGTGAAACCAGTAAGGCCAGCAACAACACCGGCAGTAAAAGCAGGAAAACCGGTAAGGCCAGCGAGAAGGTCCATGCCGTCAAGACCATATTGGTGAGCAACGTGATTGACAACAGTCAAACCAGCAAGGATAGTCATGAAACCAGCAGTGAAAGGAGTGAGACCAGTAAGGCCAGCGACAACATCAGCAGTGAAAGCAGTGAGACCAGTAAGGCCAGCGACAACATCAGCAGTGAAAGCAGTGAGACCAGTAAGGCCAGCGATTATAGCAGCAGTGAAAGCAGTGAGACCAGTAAGGCCAGCGACAACATCAGCAGTGAAAGCAGTGAGACCAGTAAGGCCAGCGATTATAGCAGCAGTGAAAGCAGTGAGACCAGTAAGGCCAGCGATTATAGCAGCAGTGAAAGCAGTGAGACCAGTAAGGCCAGCGACAACATCAGCAGTGAAAGCAGTGAGACCAGTAAGGCCAGCGACAATAGCAGCAGTGAAAGCAGTGAGACCAGTAAGGCCAGCGACAATAGCAGCAGTGAAAGCAGTGAGACCAGTAAGGCCAGCGACAATAGCAGCAGTGAAAGCAGTGAGACCAGTAAGGCCAGCGACAATAGCAGCAGTGAAAGCAGTGAGACCAGTAAGGCCAGCGACAACACCAGCAGTGAAAGCAGTGAGACCAGTAAGGCCAGCAACAATAGCAGTAGTGAGACCAGTAAGGCCAGCGACAACGTCAGCAGTGAGAGCGGTGAAAAGGTCATCAACATCCACAGTAGTGACACCTACCAGACAATTAAGGCTAATGTACTAAGCTACAGCATCAAGAGCGTAAATGATATTGTTGACAACAGTGAAAGCAGCAGTGAAGAAGTAAGTGACACCAGTAGGACCATCAATGACAGCACTAAGGTCACTGGCAGTAACAGTCATGACACCAGCAGCCATGAAAGCAGTGAATCTAGTGACACCACCAGTCTTAAAAGCAGTGAATCCAGTGACACCACCAGTCTTAAAAGCAGTGAATCCAGTGACACCACAAGTCTTGAAAGCAATGAATCCAGTGACACCACCAGTCTTGAAAGCAGCGAATCCAGTGGGACCAGCAACCATGAAAGCAGTGAATCCAGCGATACCACCAGCCATGAAAGCAGTGAATCCAGTGAGACCACCAGCCATGACACCAGTGGAACCTCAAAGGCCAGTGACAGTACCAGCCATGAAAGCAGTGAATCCAGTGAGACCACCAGCCATGACACCAGTGGAACCTCAAAGGCCAGTGACAGTACCAACCATGAAAGCAGTGAATCCAGTGAGACCACCAGCCATGACACCAGTGGAACCTCAAAGGCCAGTGACAGTACCAGCCATGACACCAGTGGAACCTCAAAGGCCAGTGACAGTACCAGCCATGAAAGCAGTGAATCCAGTGAGACCAGCA ACCCAGAGTGTCAGAATGGGGCGGAGAGCTGCGAGAGCGAGGAGTATTTCTTCCAGGACATCGGCGACGATGCCCACTACTCAGTGGACCATCTGATGGTGCCAGATGAAGATGACATGGAGTTACGCCTGCGAAGAAGATGa